Part of the Corynebacterium efficiens YS-314 genome is shown below.
ATCCCCCTGGTGATCGCCATCTCCACCGAACGCGCCGCCAGGTCGGGACTGTTGATCAAGGACCGTCTGGCACTTGAGCGCATGCGCACCGTTGATGTGGTCCTGTTCGACAAGACCGGCACCCTGACCGAGGGGGCGCACGCGGTCACCGATGTCGCCGCCGCCGCGGGCGTGTCCACCGGACAGTTGCTGGCCGTGGCCGCAGCCGCGGAAGCGGACAGTGAGCACCCCGTCGCCCGTGCGATCGTTACGGCCGCGGCGGAACACCCCGAGGCGGCGAAGCAGCAATTGGGCGGTAGCAACTTCACCGCCGCGACCGGCCGCGGGGTCAGGGCCACCGTCGAGGGCGTGGACGTCTTCGTCGGCGGGCCGAACATGCTGCGTGAACTGGAACTGGACATTCCGGCGGACATCGTCGATACCACCGACCAGTGGGCCGGGCGCGGTGCCGGAGTCCTCCACGTCGTGCGTGATGGTCAGATCATCGGAGCTGTGGCCGTCGAGGACAGGATCCGTCCTGAATCCCGCGCCACGGTGCGTGCCCTGCAGGACCGCGGGGTGAAGGTCGCCCTCATCACCGGTGATGCACGCCAGGTCGCCGACGCGGTCGGGCAGGAGCTGGGTATCGACGAGGTCTTCGCCGAGGTGCTGCCCCAGGACAAGGACACCAAGGTCCTCGAACTGCAGGAACGTGGGTTGAGCGTGGCGATGGTCGGCGACGGTGTCAACGACGCCCCCGCCCTGGCACGGGCCGAGGTGGGAGTCGCAATCGGTGCAGGTACCGATGTCGCCATGGAATCCGCAGGTGTGGTTCTGGCCAGCGATGATCCGCGTGCCGTGGTGTCGATGATTGAGCTGTCGCAGGCCAGTTACCGCAAAATGATCCAGAACCTGGTGTGGGCATCGGGCTACAACATTGTGGCCGTTCCCTTGGCTGCCGGCGTGCTCGCGCCCATCGGTTTCATCCTGCCGCCGGCGGTCGGTGCCATCCTGATGTCCCTGTCCACGGTCATCGTGGCACTCAATGCCCAGCTGTTGCGCCGCATCGACCTCGACCCGGCTCGCCTGGCACCGACAGACGCGGCAGGGGAGGAGGTGCTTGTTCAGAGTTCCGCCACCGCAACCCGCTGACCCCTTCTTGTTTCCACGAAAGGACCTCCCTTGAAGCACCACACCACTCTTGTTGCCCTCACCCTGACCTCCGTACTGGCCCTGGCCGCCTGTGGCGGGGAGACCGGGACGGACACCACCACGACTACGGCAACGTCAGAAACCACCACCACTACATCCGCCGCTGAGACCCCCACAGGCACGTCTGACACCACCACTCCCGGCTCAACCATGCACGGGGGCCCACACGGTGCCCATGATCACCCTGCCCATGGTGGTCAGCCACCGGCGGGGATCCAGACGGAGGAGAACCCGACCTACCCCGTGGGGAGCCAGGTCATCCTCACTGCTGATCACATGCCGGGGATGGATGGTGCCGAGGCCACGATCTCCGGGGCCTTCGACACCACCGTGTATTCGGTCAGCTTCATCCCACGCCATGGGGGAGAGCCGGTCACTGATCACCGGTGGGTTGTTCATGAGGAACTCGTCAACCCGGGTGAGGCCCCACTCCCTGATGGAACCCAGGTGGTCCTGGATGCCGGGCACATGTCCGGTATGCAAGGTGCCGAGGCCACGATTGACTATTCAACGCAGGAGACGGTGTACATGGTGGACCTGACGGTGGACGGGATGCACATGACCAACCACAAGTGGGTCACCGAGAGTGAGATCATGCCCGCCGGGTAGCCCCTCGGGGCCCGTGCTTGTCGACGAGCCGCCCCGCCACGCACATGCCCATCTCCGGGGGTGTATGCGTGAGTTACGAAGATGCGACGGCAACCCCGGGATGTACCGTGAAGGTATATGTGATGACATGTACTTGTCGCAGATGTGCCACTTCTGCCAGCTTGGGTGGGGTCCGGATTCTCCGGAATGAGATCTCCAAGACTCCCCCATATGGTGTGATGCATTCGACAGCAAAACTTGCATGTGATTACATTAACTTCTGTAACTAATCTGCGCGGTCCCCATTAAGGAGCGAGTCATGACATCTGTCATCCCTGAGCAACGCAACAACCCTTTCTCCCGCGATGGCATGGTGGCTGCACGTATGGACACCGCTGAGCGCGGTGAGTGGGTCACCCATGCCAAGTGTCGTAACGGTGATCCGGATGCACTGTTTGTCCGTGGTGCCGCCCAGCGCCGTGCTGCCGCCATCTGTCGTCATTGCCCCGTGGCCATGCAGTGCGTGGCAGATGCCCTGGATAACAAGGTGGAATTCGGTGTCTGGGGTGGTCTGACCGAGCGTCAGCGCCGTGCGCTGCTGCGCAAGAACCCCCACATCACCAACTGGGCGGAATACCTGGCACAGGGTGGGGAACTGATCGGTATCTAGACCGACGATCCCCGCTTCGGAGAGAAGGCTCGGGGATAGCGCCGGGGGAACCCCGCCTGATGGGGTGGTCTCCGAAGGTAGGATGGCACCCATGACTAAATGGGAATACGCCACCGTGCCACTTATCACTCACGCAACCAAGCAGATCCTCGATACCTGGGGTGAAGATGGTTGGGAACTGGTCACCGTCATGCCGGGGATGAACCCCGAGAACCTCGTCGCCTACATGAAGCGCGAGGTGGCATAGGTACATGACCACACACTCTGAACGTCTCGCCGAACTCGGCATCACCCTCCCGGCCGTCGCCGCGCCCGTGGCAGCCTATGTGCCCGCCGTCAAAACCGGGAACCAGGTCTGGACCTCAGGCCAGCTCCCCTTCGTCGCCGGTGAACTTCCCGCGACCGGCAAGGTCGGACTCGAGGTCACCGCGGAGGACGCCGCCGATTACGCGCGCACCGCGGCTCTCAACGCCCTCGCGGCTGTGGATGCCTTGGTGGGTCTGGACAAGATCACCCGCGTGCTCAAGATTGTCGGTTTCGTGTCCTCCGCCGAGGGGTTCACCGGTCAGCCGGCCGTGATCAACGGCGCCTCCAACCTCATCGGGGAGATCTTCGGTGAGGCCGGTGCCCATGCCCGGTCCGCTGTTGGTGTCGCTGAGCTTCCGCTCGGGGCGCCCGTCGAGGTGGAACTCGTCGTCGAGGTCTCTGAATAGATTTTCCATGAGTAGGCCGGAGACATGGTCTGTCTCCGGTTTTATCTTTTTCTGCAGCCTCCCCACGGTCTGCCTGAAGCCCGCGGTGGGGGATGTCCCTCCCCGGTTCCACGAAAGTCATCATGGGCGCTAAGCTGAACCTTATGGAGCATCCTGCTTATAGCCAACTGCGCCCAGTCACCCCGTCCGCCTCCGTGGTGCTGTGTCCCAACCCCGGCTACAGCTCACTTGAAGGCACCAACTCCTGGATCATCCGCGCATCTGAGGATTCCCGGAGCATCGTCATCGATCCGGGTCCGGAAGATGAGGGGCACCTCAACGTGCTCAACGCCAAGGGGGAGGAGGTCGGGTTGATTCTGCTTACCCACCGCCACCATGACCACGCAGACGGTGCCACCCGCTTCCGTCAGCTGACCGGTGCACCCATCCGTGCCTTTGATCCCTCCTACTGTGAGAAGGCCGGGGAGCTTGTCGACGGGGAGATCATCACCATCGATGGTGTGACCCCACAGATCGAGGTGGTCGCCACCCCGGGCCACACCCGTGATTCCGTGTCCTTCTTCATCTGGAGCGGCACCCCGCATGAGTCCACCCTGGAGGGCATCGTCACCGGTGACACCATCGCCGGTCGCCATACCACCATGATCTCCGAGACCGATGGTGACCTGGGCCAGTACCTGGAGTCCCTGGCCATCCTGGAGGAGCGGGGCAAAGACATCACGCTCTTGCCTGGTCATGGTCCCGAGGGGGATGATGTGTCCTGGTTCGCCCGCAAGTACATCGACCGCCGGGAGCAGCGACTGGAGCAGATCCGCGGGGTGTGGGCCACGCAGGGTCGGGAGGTCTCCATGAAGGACCTCATCGATGCCATCTACGATGATGTTGATCCGGTGCTGCGCGGTGCCGCCGAGCAGTCCACCCATGTGGCCATCCGTTACCTGCTGGCGCAGGAGCGGGAGGAATCAGGTCGTAATTCCGCTGTGGATACCGGCCAGATCTAGACACAGCACATCGAGAAAAACAACCACCGCCCGGTTCCCCGTTGTCAGGGGGCCCGGGCGGTGGGCTTGTATGGGGGTGAGCTACTAGCGCGCGCGGCGTGCCAGGTGCTCGGTGTCCACGATGAGCACGGACTTGCCCTCGAGGCGGATCCAGCCGCGGTGTGCGAAGGTGGCCAGGGCCTTGTTCACGGTCTCACGTGAGGCACCGACCAGCTGGGCGATCTCCTCCTGGGTGAGGTCGTGGTTGACGCGCAGGGCGCCGGCTTCCTGGGTGCCGAAACGGTTGGCCAGCTGCAGCAGGGTCTTGGCGACACGACCGGGGACATCGGTGAAGATGAGGTCTGCCAGTGAGGCGTTGGTGCGACGCAGGC
Proteins encoded:
- a CDS encoding YdhK family protein, producing the protein MKHHTTLVALTLTSVLALAACGGETGTDTTTTTATSETTTTTSAAETPTGTSDTTTPGSTMHGGPHGAHDHPAHGGQPPAGIQTEENPTYPVGSQVILTADHMPGMDGAEATISGAFDTTVYSVSFIPRHGGEPVTDHRWVVHEELVNPGEAPLPDGTQVVLDAGHMSGMQGAEATIDYSTQETVYMVDLTVDGMHMTNHKWVTESEIMPAG
- a CDS encoding WhiB family transcriptional regulator is translated as MTSVIPEQRNNPFSRDGMVAARMDTAERGEWVTHAKCRNGDPDALFVRGAAQRRAAAICRHCPVAMQCVADALDNKVEFGVWGGLTERQRRALLRKNPHITNWAEYLAQGGELIGI
- a CDS encoding DUF4177 domain-containing protein, with the translated sequence MTKWEYATVPLITHATKQILDTWGEDGWELVTVMPGMNPENLVAYMKREVA
- a CDS encoding RidA family protein, encoding MTTHSERLAELGITLPAVAAPVAAYVPAVKTGNQVWTSGQLPFVAGELPATGKVGLEVTAEDAADYARTAALNALAAVDALVGLDKITRVLKIVGFVSSAEGFTGQPAVINGASNLIGEIFGEAGAHARSAVGVAELPLGAPVEVELVVEVSE
- a CDS encoding MBL fold metallo-hydrolase, which codes for MEHPAYSQLRPVTPSASVVLCPNPGYSSLEGTNSWIIRASEDSRSIVIDPGPEDEGHLNVLNAKGEEVGLILLTHRHHDHADGATRFRQLTGAPIRAFDPSYCEKAGELVDGEIITIDGVTPQIEVVATPGHTRDSVSFFIWSGTPHESTLEGIVTGDTIAGRHTTMISETDGDLGQYLESLAILEERGKDITLLPGHGPEGDDVSWFARKYIDRREQRLEQIRGVWATQGREVSMKDLIDAIYDDVDPVLRGAAEQSTHVAIRYLLAQEREESGRNSAVDTGQI